The Saprospiraceae bacterium genome includes a window with the following:
- a CDS encoding sulfite exporter TauE/SafE family protein, whose protein sequence is MYWIALTLGFLGSLHCIGMCGPLALAVSGMDKTQSQLSNFWNSLKYNIGRTFSYMILGVFFGMFGGLLAMAGLQKFLSVTAGIVLIIIFLFSVNPDTFISNFSWGRNVYQKVTNSLSGIIHQKGDISYFKFGILNGLLPCGLVYLAIAGAVSLSHVWGSMGFMLFFGLGTFPAMISLIILKGAVPFGLRISLRKLYPIISLILGGYLIYRGIFSQTPLELNFYEALHNPVMCH, encoded by the coding sequence ATGTATTGGATCGCACTCACATTAGGTTTTTTGGGCAGTTTGCATTGTATTGGCATGTGTGGCCCGCTGGCACTTGCGGTGAGTGGCATGGATAAAACACAATCACAATTATCCAATTTTTGGAATTCATTGAAATATAATATTGGCAGAACATTCAGTTATATGATTCTCGGAGTGTTTTTTGGAATGTTCGGCGGATTACTGGCGATGGCGGGATTACAAAAATTTCTTTCTGTAACAGCAGGTATCGTTTTGATCATTATATTTCTGTTTTCTGTCAATCCTGACACATTTATTTCAAATTTCTCCTGGGGAAGGAATGTTTACCAAAAAGTAACAAATTCACTCTCCGGTATAATTCATCAAAAAGGAGATATTTCATATTTTAAGTTCGGAATTTTAAATGGATTGCTTCCATGCGGGCTGGTATATCTGGCCATAGCTGGAGCCGTTTCACTTAGTCATGTGTGGGGAAGTATGGGATTTATGTTGTTTTTTGGATTGGGAACATTTCCTGCTATGATATCGCTGATTATTTTGAAGGGAGCGGTACCGTTTGGTCTACGGATTTCATTACGAAAATTATACCCGATTATCTCGTTGATACTAGGAGGCTATTTGATTTACAGAGGTATTTTCTCACAAACTCCCCTGGAACTTAATTTTTATGAGGCATTACATAATCCAGTGATGTGTCATTAA
- a CDS encoding response regulator transcription factor, translating into MISVFIYDDNDARRDSLIALLELTDSMVYAGSAPNCSNAEADMERTNPDVVLMDIEMPETDGIEGVRRIKKRFPQIKIIMQTVYEDSDKIFNALRNGAEGYILKKASISNIIESIHEVYKGGAFMTPSVAMQVMNFLKKPATNDAKMESLTPREQEVLKNLSEGGSYKMIADKMNISYGTVNNHIKKIYEKLQVHSLGEAVSYALKNKVNQ; encoded by the coding sequence ATGATAAGTGTATTCATATACGACGACAATGATGCCAGAAGAGACAGTCTCATAGCACTGCTGGAACTTACTGACTCTATGGTATATGCAGGTAGTGCTCCCAATTGCTCAAATGCAGAAGCCGATATGGAAAGAACAAATCCGGATGTCGTACTTATGGATATCGAAATGCCTGAAACGGACGGTATAGAAGGCGTCAGAAGAATCAAAAAAAGATTTCCGCAGATTAAAATCATCATGCAGACTGTCTATGAAGACAGTGATAAAATTTTTAATGCACTGCGAAATGGTGCCGAAGGTTATATTTTGAAAAAAGCCTCTATCAGCAATATCATTGAAAGTATCCATGAAGTATATAAAGGAGGAGCATTTATGACCCCCAGTGTAGCCATGCAAGTCATGAATTTCTTAAAAAAACCGGCCACAAATGATGCAAAAATGGAAAGTCTTACCCCTCGGGAACAAGAAGTACTCAAAAATCTTTCAGAGGGTGGCAGTTACAAAATGATCGCTGACAAAATGAACATCAGTTATGGTACCGTCAATAATCATATCAAAAAAATCTATGAAAAACTTCAGGTACATTCGTTGGGAGAAGCCGTATCCTATGCACTGAAGAACAAAGTAAACCAATAG
- the ccoS gene encoding cbb3-type cytochrome oxidase assembly protein CcoS → MKIILYLIIISIIVAGGFLLAFFWAVRSGQYDDDHTPSMRILLDDDMLNDKHENH, encoded by the coding sequence ATGAAAATCATCCTTTATCTCATCATTATAAGTATTATTGTTGCCGGAGGGTTTTTGCTCGCATTTTTTTGGGCAGTCAGATCCGGACAATATGATGATGATCATACTCCATCGATGCGGATATTGCTGGATGATGACATGCTGAACGACAAACACGAAAACCATTAA
- a CDS encoding c-type cytochrome yields MNKLLISILVYCVVLFSAVSLSAQEPQESMSTTGSVLNLAYDNIILLLAVLVLIGVILAGLNLVWALIEIQRMKLLDQYGPEVLEKANLSATGTLWDKISQKSWNIIPLEREKEIEMDHDYDGIRELDNLLPPWWVWLFYITIFWGIGYLIYYHFTDLGVDQETEYIVSIEKAEEQKLKFLAGQANLVDENSVVYLNDPASLEEGKSIYVANCKVCHGEYGEGTVGPNFTDKYWIHGGSIQNIFSTIKYGVPEKGMISWKAQLRPLAMQQVASYIMSLGGTNPPNPKAQEGILYEPEKEAPANIDSIPDNTDPSQKG; encoded by the coding sequence ATGAATAAGCTTTTAATTTCAATTTTGGTATATTGTGTAGTACTCTTTTCTGCTGTCAGTTTATCAGCGCAGGAACCACAGGAAAGTATGTCCACTACCGGCAGTGTCTTGAATTTAGCATACGACAACATAATTTTATTATTGGCTGTGTTGGTATTGATTGGAGTCATACTGGCAGGTCTCAATCTGGTCTGGGCTTTAATTGAGATTCAAAGAATGAAACTGCTGGATCAGTATGGACCTGAAGTACTTGAAAAAGCCAACTTGTCTGCTACCGGTACGTTGTGGGATAAAATATCTCAAAAGTCGTGGAATATAATACCTCTTGAAAGAGAGAAGGAAATAGAAATGGATCATGACTATGATGGAATCCGTGAATTGGATAATTTGCTTCCGCCATGGTGGGTTTGGTTATTTTATATTACCATTTTCTGGGGAATCGGTTATTTAATTTATTATCATTTTACAGATTTGGGTGTTGATCAGGAAACTGAATATATAGTATCTATTGAAAAAGCTGAAGAACAGAAATTGAAATTTCTGGCTGGTCAGGCAAATTTAGTAGATGAAAACAGCGTTGTATATTTGAACGATCCCGCCTCACTTGAAGAAGGTAAAAGTATTTACGTAGCAAATTGTAAAGTTTGTCATGGGGAATATGGAGAAGGAACGGTGGGTCCTAATTTTACGGATAAATATTGGATTCATGGTGGTAGTATTCAAAATATTTTTTCGACCATCAAATATGGTGTTCCGGAAAAAGGTATGATTTCCTGGAAAGCACAGTTAAGACCTCTTGCAATGCAGCAGGTAGCAAGTTACATTATGTCACTTGGAGGAACTAATCCACCAAACCCTAAAGCACAGGAAGGTATTTTGTATGAACCTGAAAAAGAAGCTCCGGCAAATATTGATTCAATTCCCGACAATACCGATCCTTCACAAAAAGGTTAA
- a CDS encoding FixH family protein codes for MRINWGTGLFIFFTLFVLTLGFVLYKSRQIDNSLVIDKYYEEDIKYQQHYDKLKNLQDTGKDLIITISKESQEVELAFPHPTGQLIEGEILFYRAAAKNEDIKIPLHLTNDSILVIPTHQLSPGKWKIKVDWTTGNIPYFKETDIYL; via the coding sequence ATGAGAATTAATTGGGGTACAGGCCTTTTTATTTTTTTTACATTGTTTGTATTGACATTAGGGTTTGTACTTTATAAATCAAGACAAATCGACAACAGTCTGGTCATTGATAAATACTATGAAGAAGACATAAAGTACCAGCAGCACTATGACAAACTGAAAAATCTTCAGGATACCGGCAAAGATTTGATTATTACAATATCTAAAGAATCGCAAGAAGTTGAACTTGCTTTTCCGCATCCCACAGGTCAATTGATAGAAGGTGAGATATTATTTTATCGTGCTGCTGCCAAAAATGAAGATATAAAGATTCCACTTCATTTAACAAATGATTCAATCCTGGTTATACCCACACATCAACTGAGTCCGGGCAAATGGAAAATAAAAGTAGATTGGACTACCGGCAATATTCCTTATTTTAAGGAAACGGATATCTATCTTTAA
- a CDS encoding heavy metal translocating P-type ATPase metal-binding domain-containing protein, with product MFKIISNPSKQDLICAHCGDVCPDEHPVKSDLDFCCNGCEVIFTLLNENGLGDYYHYETNPGISKRDGRQKSFEFLDDPEVVQKLLVFHEGNVAKILLKLPQIHCASCVWLLENIHKLNEGVMASRVNFLKQEAVITFNIEKISLRELVSLLTKIGYEPELNLGKLEEQKYLASDKTLLYKLGLAGFSFGNIMLLSFPEYFGFAESDFRFYLGYINIALSIPVLLYSGKDYLTSAYRTLKFRKLSIDVPIAVGMLTLFFRSTYEILSHTGEGYLDSLAGFVFFLLIGRWFQQFTFQSISFDRDFKSYFPISAHIKIDNIWSTVTLDKLNPGDYLQIRNEEIIPADGAIISGKGKIDYSFVTGESEPVIKSVGDKVFAGGKQSGSNLEICLTKNVDQSYLTKLWDDDSFRMDKDASTQSLINVVGKYFTVTILIIGLLTLAYWMVVDPSLAFNSFTAVLIVACPCALALAIPFTYGNILRILSRRSLFIKNVQAIERIQKVDHIVFDKTGTLTDNQQMTIRSNEYPLTEEHSRLLKTAVGHSNHPVSRALFSYLEGQPYSHCDFFEEITGKGIHAVIDGKTVKVGSADYILTDTEKVNKKGLFVKIGDLPVINFNVENKLREGVAHLVNNLETGYPISILSGDNDKERQRLESIFPSGTKIHFNQSPADKLQYIKNLQADGSTVMMIGDGLNDAGALKQSDIGLVISDESNNFTPACDAIIGADKFSFLLSYLKFLRSSVYLIYGAFILAFLYNTIGLYFAVTGQLSPVIAAILMPLSSVTVMIYGVLSSYFLFHYFMRKSLR from the coding sequence ATGTTCAAAATCATTAGTAACCCTTCCAAACAAGATTTGATTTGTGCGCATTGCGGGGATGTCTGTCCTGATGAGCATCCTGTAAAGAGTGATCTTGATTTTTGTTGCAATGGGTGTGAGGTAATTTTTACACTATTAAATGAAAACGGTCTGGGAGATTATTATCATTATGAGACTAATCCCGGTATCAGTAAAAGGGACGGAAGGCAGAAATCCTTTGAATTTCTGGATGACCCTGAAGTTGTTCAGAAATTATTAGTATTTCATGAAGGCAATGTCGCTAAAATTTTATTGAAATTACCTCAGATACACTGTGCTTCATGTGTATGGCTGCTCGAAAATATTCATAAACTGAATGAAGGAGTCATGGCGAGCAGAGTTAATTTTTTAAAGCAGGAAGCTGTAATAACATTCAATATAGAAAAAATATCACTTCGCGAGTTGGTCAGTTTATTAACCAAGATAGGATATGAACCTGAATTGAATCTGGGGAAACTGGAAGAACAAAAATATCTTGCTTCAGACAAAACCTTACTTTACAAATTAGGATTGGCAGGTTTTTCATTTGGTAATATCATGTTACTCAGTTTTCCTGAATATTTTGGTTTTGCAGAATCTGATTTCCGCTTTTATCTTGGATATATTAATATTGCATTGTCTATTCCAGTATTATTGTATAGTGGGAAAGATTACCTTACTTCTGCATACAGAACGTTGAAATTCCGCAAATTAAGTATAGATGTTCCTATAGCGGTGGGAATGTTGACCTTGTTTTTCAGAAGTACTTATGAAATCTTAAGTCACACAGGTGAAGGATATCTCGATAGTCTGGCTGGTTTTGTTTTTTTCCTGTTGATAGGCAGGTGGTTTCAACAGTTTACCTTTCAATCCATTTCTTTTGACAGAGATTTTAAGTCTTATTTTCCCATTTCAGCTCATATAAAGATCGATAATATTTGGAGTACTGTAACTTTAGATAAACTTAACCCCGGAGATTATCTGCAAATCCGCAACGAAGAGATAATTCCGGCAGATGGTGCCATTATCAGCGGAAAAGGTAAAATAGATTATAGTTTTGTCACCGGAGAATCTGAGCCTGTCATTAAATCTGTGGGCGACAAAGTTTTTGCCGGAGGAAAGCAGTCCGGATCCAATCTTGAAATATGTTTGACAAAAAATGTAGATCAGTCATATCTGACAAAATTGTGGGATGATGATAGTTTCAGAATGGATAAAGATGCATCCACTCAATCATTGATCAATGTAGTGGGCAAATATTTTACAGTTACCATTCTGATTATCGGACTACTTACCCTTGCTTATTGGATGGTTGTTGATCCTTCATTGGCATTCAATAGTTTTACGGCGGTACTGATTGTAGCATGCCCATGTGCATTAGCTTTAGCTATTCCTTTTACTTATGGTAATATCCTTCGGATACTGAGTAGGAGAAGCCTGTTTATTAAAAATGTACAGGCTATCGAGAGAATCCAAAAAGTGGATCATATAGTTTTCGATAAAACAGGGACATTGACAGATAATCAGCAGATGACGATTAGAAGTAATGAATATCCATTAACAGAAGAACATAGCAGACTATTAAAAACGGCTGTGGGGCATTCCAATCACCCTGTAAGTCGGGCTTTATTTAGTTATCTCGAAGGGCAACCATACTCACATTGTGATTTTTTTGAAGAGATAACAGGAAAAGGAATTCATGCGGTCATTGATGGCAAAACGGTGAAAGTCGGATCAGCTGATTATATTTTAACTGATACTGAAAAAGTGAATAAAAAGGGTTTGTTTGTTAAAATTGGAGATTTACCTGTTATTAATTTTAATGTTGAAAATAAACTTCGGGAAGGAGTAGCCCATTTGGTAAATAATTTAGAAACCGGATACCCCATCAGTATTCTTTCCGGAGACAATGACAAAGAAAGGCAAAGACTCGAAAGTATTTTCCCTTCCGGTACAAAGATACACTTTAACCAAAGCCCTGCGGACAAGCTTCAGTATATCAAAAATCTACAGGCAGACGGAAGCACTGTAATGATGATCGGGGATGGTCTTAACGATGCGGGTGCCTTAAAACAAAGTGATATCGGTCTGGTGATCTCTGATGAGAGTAATAATTTCACTCCGGCGTGTGACGCAATCATTGGAGCTGATAAATTCAGCTTTCTTTTGAGTTATCTTAAATTTCTCAGAAGTTCGGTTTATTTGATTTACGGTGCTTTTATTCTTGCATTTTTGTATAATACTATAGGTTTGTATTTTGCAGTAACAGGCCAACTTTCACCGGTTATTGCAGCGATACTTATGCCACTTAGTTCAGTGACGGTCATGATTTACGGCGTTTTGTCCAGTTATTTTTTGTTTCATTATTTTATGAGAAAAAGTCTAAGATAG
- the ccoG gene encoding cytochrome c oxidase accessory protein CcoG: MTIDEFNPDEQFRDSIATVDKDGKRIWVYPKKPKGKFYNYRTYLTWFYLIVLFGLPFIKVNGEPFILFNIPERNFILFSFHFGPQDFYLFVIAMLIFVVFIILFTVVFGRLFCGWVCPQTIFMEMVFRKIEYWIEGDANAQRKLDNQEWNQKKIFKKAGKHLIFFGISILIANTFLAYIIGLDEVILIISEPISMHLTGFIAMIIFSFIFYGVFAKMREQVCIAICPYGRLQGVLLDNKSLVVAYDFVRGEPRSKIKKNKDQVLTVQTQTSAVTSENETAYTDQFRLKAGDCIDCSLCVQVCPTGIDIRHGTQLECVNCTACMDACDEVMEKIDRPLGLIRIDSIEGIEKRSTKIFNPRVLAYSAVLILLLAVEVLLFSLRSDVEVLILRTPGMLFQTQEDGRISNLYNYQMINKTSENYIVEFRLLNINGTVEVVGEQKPEVRKNGKSEGALFIKISKNDLKSRSNDIEVGVFAGDKMIEKVKTSFFGPVQ; this comes from the coding sequence ATGACAATAGATGAATTTAATCCTGACGAACAATTCAGGGACAGTATTGCTACTGTAGATAAAGACGGTAAGAGAATCTGGGTTTATCCTAAAAAGCCAAAGGGCAAGTTTTATAATTATCGCACTTATCTCACATGGTTTTATCTTATAGTGCTGTTCGGATTGCCTTTCATAAAAGTGAATGGTGAGCCATTTATATTGTTTAATATACCGGAAAGGAATTTTATACTTTTTAGTTTTCATTTTGGTCCGCAGGATTTTTATCTGTTTGTGATTGCCATGTTGATCTTTGTTGTTTTTATAATTTTATTCACGGTTGTCTTCGGGAGGTTGTTTTGTGGGTGGGTTTGTCCACAGACCATTTTTATGGAGATGGTTTTCAGGAAAATTGAATACTGGATAGAAGGTGATGCCAATGCACAACGAAAATTGGACAATCAGGAATGGAACCAAAAGAAAATCTTTAAAAAAGCAGGAAAACATCTGATATTTTTTGGAATATCTATACTCATAGCAAACACATTTCTGGCCTATATTATCGGATTGGATGAGGTTATTCTCATTATTTCTGAACCTATTTCAATGCATTTGACAGGCTTCATAGCGATGATCATTTTTTCATTTATTTTTTACGGAGTATTTGCTAAAATGAGAGAGCAGGTTTGTATTGCGATTTGTCCTTATGGAAGATTGCAGGGTGTACTTTTAGACAATAAATCTCTTGTAGTTGCATATGATTTTGTGCGGGGAGAGCCGAGATCTAAAATCAAAAAGAACAAAGATCAGGTATTGACAGTCCAAACACAGACTTCTGCTGTTACGTCAGAAAACGAAACCGCCTATACGGATCAGTTCAGACTCAAAGCAGGCGATTGCATTGATTGCAGCCTTTGTGTTCAGGTTTGTCCTACCGGTATCGACATACGTCACGGCACACAACTCGAATGTGTCAATTGTACTGCGTGTATGGATGCGTGTGATGAAGTAATGGAAAAGATTGATCGGCCATTAGGGTTGATAAGAATAGACAGTATAGAAGGTATAGAAAAAAGAAGTACCAAAATTTTTAATCCACGGGTGCTGGCTTATTCTGCGGTACTTATTTTGCTATTGGCGGTAGAAGTATTGCTTTTTAGTTTGAGATCTGATGTTGAAGTCTTAATACTAAGAACACCGGGTATGTTGTTCCAGACACAGGAAGACGGTCGTATATCCAATTTGTATAATTATCAGATGATAAATAAAACTTCGGAAAACTATATAGTTGAATTCAGGTTGCTGAATATTAATGGAACTGTTGAAGTGGTGGGTGAACAAAAACCGGAAGTACGTAAAAATGGAAAATCTGAAGGAGCCTTATTTATTAAGATTTCAAAAAATGACCTTAAAAGCAGAAGCAATGACATTGAGGTCGGAGTATTTGCGGGTGATAAAATGATTGAAAAAGTAAAAACCAGTTTTTTTGGACCAGTCCAATGA
- a CDS encoding LytTR family transcriptional regulator DNA-binding domain-containing protein has protein sequence MSSAQIINISSSDDIQKNEMEQLRQELKRIKSQLQALMNQLQTFNNIMVYHSGEYKKITVNEIIMIHSNNNYSTFYLDDGSKILTSKTLKYWETTINNKDLVRIHHSRLINKNKIHVIKVESSEIKLFGNVTARYSRMSKSKLSELLRN, from the coding sequence ATGAGTTCAGCACAAATTATCAATATTTCATCAAGTGATGACATTCAAAAAAATGAAATGGAGCAACTACGTCAAGAACTAAAGCGGATCAAATCGCAACTCCAGGCTTTGATGAACCAACTGCAAACATTTAATAATATCATGGTGTATCATTCCGGAGAGTACAAAAAAATCACTGTGAATGAAATAATTATGATCCATTCAAATAATAATTACTCAACTTTTTATCTCGATGACGGAAGTAAAATTTTAACTTCCAAAACACTTAAATATTGGGAAACCACAATAAATAACAAGGATTTAGTCAGAATACATCATTCGAGATTAATAAACAAAAATAAAATTCATGTAATCAAGGTGGAAAGTTCAGAAATTAAACTATTCGGGAATGTTACGGCACGATATTCCCGAATGTCGAAATCTAAACTTTCGGAGCTATTAAGAAATTAA
- the ccoN gene encoding cytochrome-c oxidase, cbb3-type subunit I, which yields MANIETFNYDNKIVRNFAFACVAFGVIGMLVGLLAATQLVFPSMNFGIAETTYGRIRPLHTNAVIFAFVGNGIFMGVYYSLQRLLKTRMYSDLLSNIHFWGWQLIILAAAVSLPLGYTSSNEYAELEWPIDIAIAVIWIVFGINMFGTILKRRENHLYVAIWFYIATWITVTVLHVFNNLQLPIHFMKSIPVFAGVQAALVQWWYGHNAVAFFLTTPYLGLMYYFLPKAANRPVYSYKLSIIHFWSLIFIYIWAGPHHLLYTSLPDWAQSLGTVFSIMLIAPSWGGMLNGLLTLRGAWDKVRTDPILKFMVVAVTAYGMATLEGPLLSVKSINAISHYTDWTVGHVHIGALGWNGMLTFGILYWLLPRIYNTKLHSVKLANSHFWIGTLGIAFYAIPLYWAGWTQSLMWKQFTGDGFLVYGNFLETVTQILPMYMLRIVGGLMYFAGVLIMVYNLWRTVANGSLIADQPASSPPREEHVAHKGEHWHRWIERRPIQMLIVSAVLVLIGGLVEIIPMMIIDNNIPKIASVQPYTPLELEGRDIYIREGCVGCHSQMIRPFRSETERYGEYSKSGEFIYDRPFLWGSKRTGPDLHRQGGKYPDSWHYNHMLEPTSMSPGSIMPAYPWLFEDDINTKYTAAKIKTLQALKTPYPDGYADKAVADLEAQALLISERIGKDGIEQENLQKKEIVALIAYLQRLGTDIKLKPTDK from the coding sequence ATGGCTAATATTGAGACTTTTAATTATGACAACAAAATTGTCAGAAATTTTGCTTTTGCCTGCGTTGCATTTGGGGTAATCGGGATGCTGGTTGGGCTTTTGGCTGCGACACAGCTTGTATTTCCTTCCATGAATTTTGGCATTGCTGAAACAACTTACGGACGTATCAGACCATTACATACAAATGCAGTCATTTTTGCTTTTGTAGGTAATGGAATTTTTATGGGGGTTTACTACTCCCTTCAAAGATTACTCAAAACCAGAATGTACAGTGATCTTCTTTCTAACATCCATTTTTGGGGTTGGCAGTTGATCATACTGGCGGCAGCAGTTTCATTACCCTTGGGTTATACCAGTAGCAACGAGTACGCTGAATTGGAATGGCCTATTGATATTGCGATTGCTGTAATTTGGATTGTTTTTGGTATCAATATGTTCGGGACCATACTAAAAAGGAGAGAAAATCATCTTTATGTTGCGATCTGGTTTTATATAGCGACATGGATCACGGTAACAGTACTGCATGTATTCAATAACTTGCAGCTTCCAATACACTTCATGAAAAGTATTCCTGTATTTGCAGGTGTTCAAGCTGCATTGGTGCAGTGGTGGTATGGTCATAATGCAGTAGCATTTTTCCTTACCACACCCTATCTGGGACTGATGTACTACTTTTTACCAAAAGCTGCCAATCGGCCTGTGTACTCTTATAAATTGTCTATTATCCACTTCTGGTCCTTGATATTTATTTACATATGGGCAGGTCCGCATCACTTGTTATATACTTCATTGCCTGATTGGGCGCAATCTTTAGGAACGGTATTTTCAATCATGTTGATTGCTCCATCCTGGGGTGGTATGTTGAATGGATTGTTGACTTTAAGAGGTGCATGGGATAAGGTCAGAACAGACCCGATCCTGAAGTTTATGGTAGTTGCCGTTACGGCTTACGGTATGGCGACATTAGAAGGACCACTTCTTTCTGTAAAATCAATTAATGCCATCAGCCATTATACGGACTGGACTGTGGGCCACGTACATATTGGTGCATTAGGATGGAACGGTATGTTAACTTTCGGTATCCTATATTGGTTACTTCCGCGAATTTATAACACCAAATTGCACTCGGTAAAATTAGCTAATAGTCATTTTTGGATTGGGACATTGGGTATAGCGTTTTATGCAATCCCATTATATTGGGCTGGTTGGACGCAGAGTCTGATGTGGAAACAATTTACGGGAGACGGATTTCTTGTTTATGGCAACTTTCTGGAGACTGTAACACAGATATTACCTATGTATATGTTACGTATTGTGGGTGGTTTGATGTATTTTGCGGGTGTCCTGATCATGGTTTATAATCTCTGGAGAACGGTGGCAAACGGGTCATTAATTGCCGACCAACCTGCTTCTTCACCTCCCCGTGAAGAACATGTAGCACATAAAGGTGAACACTGGCACAGATGGATAGAAAGAAGACCTATTCAGATGCTGATTGTAAGTGCGGTCCTGGTTTTAATCGGTGGACTTGTAGAAATCATTCCGATGATGATTATTGATAACAACATACCTAAAATTGCTTCTGTACAGCCCTATACACCATTGGAGTTGGAAGGTCGGGATATTTATATCAGAGAAGGATGTGTTGGATGCCATTCACAAATGATCAGGCCATTCAGGTCAGAAACTGAGAGATATGGTGAGTATTCCAAATCCGGTGAATTTATCTATGACAGACCATTTTTATGGGGTAGTAAACGTACAGGCCCTGACCTTCACCGTCAGGGGGGTAAGTATCCGGACAGCTGGCATTACAACCACATGCTTGAGCCGACTTCCATGTCTCCGGGTTCTATCATGCCTGCATATCCCTGGTTGTTTGAAGATGATATTAACACTAAATATACAGCTGCAAAAATCAAAACATTACAGGCTTTAAAGACGCCTTACCCGGATGGATATGCTGATAAAGCGGTTGCAGATCTGGAAGCACAGGCACTACTCATATCAGAAAGAATTGGAAAAGATGGAATTGAGCAGGAGAATCTTCAAAAAAAGGAAATTGTTGCTTTGATAGCATATCTGCAAAGATTAGGTACGGATATCAAGCTGAAGCCTACAGATAAATAA